In one window of Arachis ipaensis cultivar K30076 chromosome B06, Araip1.1, whole genome shotgun sequence DNA:
- the LOC107645530 gene encoding pinin: MGSRGTVVEKSEEQLRNEIDELLRQQRAITERLRDPRGLRRGAFSAPRRQPFPPHGDRNEPEGQPPAKRRLSSAVVRVEEEGELIQDDPAHAPKSVNTNEASVTNQSISQHQTGWSRRDRNSNMDSDPPAAEPVPRVLPKNDDPRLVNRNKRMIGQLLGTLEKFRKEDMKLSGTEAYMGRSTSLQRAEQRAREESERLRKEEREQIAEKRRRDLTLRARVAAKTEEKKLELLFLKWSEHHKKLGNFIRTKTEPPIYYLPKKPFHEDAAIFEKQKEEAFLEWKNARREEVSEYQKQIGEQYLANVEKDMERWQNARKARKVNNDQDLQETMDKELDTHRLEHGPKKRKIPGGSNNEDDEDVEDINIGEEDLMEDVLEDDAGRRVDETTTTEASNPSYEPAVDSDNVDQK, from the coding sequence ATGGGCAGCAGGGGCACTGTGGTGGAGAAGTCAGAGGAGCAGCTCCGCAATGAGATCGATGAGCTTCTCCGCCAACAGCGCGCGATTACGGAGCGGCTTCGTGATCCTCGAGGCCTTCGAAGGGGTGCCTTCTCAGCTCCTCGCCGACAACCCTTTCCTCCCCATGGAGACAGGAATGAACCGGAAGGTCAACCTCCTGCTAAACGCCGGCTTTCTTCTGCTGTTGTCAGGGTAGAGGAGGAGGGAGAATTGATTCAGGATGATCCTGCTCATGCACCGAAGAGTGTTAACACTAATGAGGCCAGTGTTACTAATCAATCTATTTCTCAACACCAGACTGGGTGGTCTAGGAGAGACAGAAATTCCAACATGGACTCGGACCCTCCTGCTGCAGAACCCGTTCCAAGGGTATTGCCAAAGAATGATGATCCTCGCTTGGTTAACAGGAACAAGAGAATGATTGGTCAGCTTCTTGGAACTTTGGAGAAATTTAGAAAGGAAGACATGAAACTCTCAGGAACAGAGGCATACATGGGGAGATCTACTTCTTTGCAAAGGGCTGAGCAAAGAGCACGTGAAGAAAGCGAAAGGCTAAGGAAAGAAGAGCGTGAACAAATTGCTGAAAAACGCAGGAGAGACTTGACACTTCGGGCACGTGTGGCTGCTAAAACTGAAGAAAAGAAGCTGGAATTGTTGTTTCTTAAGTGGAGTGAACATCATAAAAAACTTGGAAATTTTATAAGGACTAAGACAGAGCCTCCCATATATTATTTACCTAAGAAGCCATTCCATGAAGATGCTGCGATATTTGAGAAGCAGAAAGAAGAGGCTTTTCTAGAATGGAAGAATGCAAGGAGAGAGGAAGTGTCTGAGTATCAGAAACAAATTGGGGAGCAGTACCTTGCAAACGTTGAGAAAGATATGGAAAGATGGCAGAATGCAAGAAAAGCTCGGAAAGTAAATAACGACCAAGATTTACAGGAAACTATGGACAAAGAATTGGATACACATAGGCTTGAGCATGgtccaaagaaaaggaaaatacctGGTGGAAGCAAcaatgaagatgatgaagatgtGGAAGACATCAATATTGGAGAGGAAGACTTGATGGAGGATGTTTTAGAGGATGATGCTGGTAGAAGAGTTGATGAAACAACCACAACAGAAGCAAGTAACCCTAGTTATGAACCTGCAGTTGATTCTGATAATGTAGACCAGAAGTGA
- the LOC107645531 gene encoding uncharacterized protein LOC107645531 (The sequence of the model RefSeq protein was modified relative to this genomic sequence to represent the inferred CDS: added 109 bases not found in genome assembly), with amino-acid sequence MINLEVESESVPETEDSLSFQHESIGRLGSGKKLKKMRSIRFPRFSSMRSTNRRGKSKHENLSILSSFATESSEMPTTPIEMSDSSPHYMKGTSSSHAKESFQNTQMLFTTVKLKRSLSRKISGRNDVRRKLKSSRSIKIGTLNGQKSTRKVSESICDSDDTQSYDGGNKPQRVLTRRLSLKPVRILAKMPTSKSRKASMDKGHHHISLSTESCLHRATCSSTLKDSHFSDHNELPLDENGSQEVSAVKVCPYSYCSLHGHRHKDLPPLKRFMSMRRRQLKAQRSMKMDGRAATRSNKSGNSRKVAQKTGIVNTESGISNIQNGKRKVKDSSIRAVDNEGSTFGEGGSSMGEDEENNNFRYDAFEKSTLVDVVKPSSFDIEILEGEVATSGEEKEGDNEVMQVCSLQKEAKPAYRIQEGNDRYMKMWHLVYKHAMLGNPEREEKHPNDGNDKRGVGKGAHSFDVVNSSSIQDQCERDQAVYDENKSVIDLVQKAFDEILLPETEDLASDDGSKSRGSGPDEELLEKNEDKTGEGSVSISEESPKEDTLLKDENLSSQAEEITGQGMGSKPDQKTPKSWSNLKKLILLRRFVKALDKVRKLNFRQPRHLPLDSEFEAEKVFLKRQTAEEKQSADEWMLDYALQKVISKLEPAQRQRVSLLVEAFETILPFQDAQNAPLSSATIENRANPVRSLDDSSNHSKKETEKDNACYNTMPELHNSVVLKERCLESLGTKAVENISASGTVKEKSNATHSIASSYDNGEKALTGNDNIHHEETPFSGILSEVPEDSILDSNKRNPTSQSGSPQRDFETKIDANTEQFSNSKSFILKGLVRTLGTNLVGSGEPSDQLGEPKTDTEERTEKDNILMHEQSEDPNNANAESETQPEKQNYTGLWYLVYKHMVSGSGENDSKLVIDGADGKESEYEGSRSRDTSVSCESTPMMNQGMDMKDHGLADQEVERQQLEAIKMVEEAIDSIIPDDLEHTPDRQLITENTISVDGSKQSNGAERVFSKDNQEEPRMAFGNGITEKCEKEDQTESKEGNNPDRKLPRSWSNLRKVILLRRFIKSLEKVRKFNPRGPRYLPIELDPEAEKVNLRHLDMAGRKGTEEWMLDYALRQVVSQLTPARKRKVGLLVEAFETVMPTMKN; translated from the exons ATGATCAATCTAGAGGTTGAATCTGAAAGTGTGCCTGAAACAGAGGACTCGCTTTCTTTTCAGCATGAAAGCATAGGAAGGTTGGGATCTGGGAAGAAACTGAAGAAAATGAGATCAATAAGGTTTCCCAGATTTTCAAGCATGAGATCAACCAATAGAAGAGGGAAATCCAAGCATGAGAATCTCTCCATTCTCTCATCTTTTGCAACAGAAAGTTCAGAAATGCCAACAACCCCAATTGAGATGTCAGATTCATCACCTCATTACATGAAGGGTACAAGTAGCTCTCATGCAAAGGAGAGCTTTCAG AATACACAAATGCTATTCACAACTGTGAAACTGAAGAGGAGTCTGAGCAGAAAGATATCCGGAAGGAATGATGTGAGGAGGAAACTCAAGTCATCAAGATCAATCAAGATTGGAACTCTGAATGGccaaaaatcaacaagaaaagtaTCTGAATCCATTTGTGACAGTGATGATACACAATCTTATGATGGTGGTAACAAACCCCAGAGAGTTCTTACAAGAAGATTGAGCTTGAAGCCTGTGAGGATCCTAGCAAAGATGCCTACTTCCAAATCAAGGAAAGCTTCCATGGACAAAGGCCATCATCACATCTCTCTGTCCACAGAATCATGCTTGCATAGAGCCACATGTTCTTCAACTCTCAAGGATTCCCATTTCTCTGATCACAATGAATTGCCACTTGACGAAAATGGTTCTCAAGAAGTATCAGCAGTGAAGGTTTGTCCATACAGTTACTGTTCCCTTCACGGTCATCGGCACAAGGATTTGCCTCCATTGAAACGCTTTATGTCTATGAGGAGGCGTCAGTTGAAGGCCCAAAGGAGCATGAAAATGGATGGTAGAGCTGCTACCAGGTCAAATAAGTCTGGTAATTCAAGGAAAGTTGCTCAGAAAACCGGAATTGTTAACACTGAAAGTGGCATATCTAACATTCAGAATGGGAAAAGGAAGGTAAAGGACTCAAGTATTAGGGCTGTTGACAATGAAGGATCCACATTTGGTGAAGGTGGCAGTTCTATGGGAGAGGATGAAGAAAATAACAACTTCAGGTATGATGCCTTTGAGAAATCAACATTAGTTGATGTGGTTAAGCCTTCttcttttgatattgagatattGGAGGGAGAAGTAGCCACCAGTggtgaagaaaaagaaggagataaTGAAGTAATGCAGGTGTGTTCTTTGCAGAAAGAAGCTAAGCCTGCTTATAGAATACAGGAAGGGAATGATAGATATATGAAAATGTGGCACTTGGTGTATAAGCATGCCATGTTAGGTAACCCAGAGAGGGAAGAAAAGCATCCA ACTCATTTGATGTAGTAAACAGCTCTTCCATTCAGGATCAGTGCGAAAGGGACCAGGCTGTGTATGATGAAAATAAGAGTGTGATTGACTTGGTCCAGAAAGCATTTGATGAAATTCTTCTTCCGGAAACAGAAGACCTTGCTTCTGATGATGGTTCTAAGTCTAGAGGCTCCGGTCCCGATGAGGAGCTCTTAGAAAAGAATGAAGATAAAACTGGGGAAGGGAGTGTCTCAATATCTGAAGAATCTCCTAAAGAAGATACATTGCTGAAAGACGAAAACTTGAGCAGTCAAGCAGAAGAGATAACAGGGCAAGGAATGGGATCCAAACCTGACCAGAAAACACCGAAGAGCTGGAGCAATCTGAAGAAGCTAATCCTGTTGAGAAGGTTTGTGAAGGCACTGGACAAGGTGAGAAAGTTGAATTTTAGGCAACCCAGACATTTGCCATTAGATTCTGAGTTTGAagcagaaaaagtttttctcaagCGGCAAACAGCTGAAGAGAAACAAAGCGCTGATGAATGGATGCTTGATTATGCACTTCAGAAGGTCATTTCTAAACTAGAACCAGCTCAAAGGCAAAGAGTTTCACTTCTAGTAGAAGCTTTTGAAACAATTCTTCCATTTCAAGATGCTCAAAATGCCCCATTGTCTTCTGCAACAATTGAGAATCGAGCCAATCCAGTTCGGTCCCTTGATGACTCCTCGAATCACAGcaagaaagaaacagaaaaag ATAATGCTTGTTATAATACAATGCCTGAACTGCACAATTCTGTTGTGCTTAAAGAAAGATGTCTTGAAAGTCTTGGGACCAAGGCAGTTGAGAATATTTCTGCATCTGGAACCGTCAAAGAAAAATCAAATGCCACACACAGTATAGCCAGCAGTTATGATAATGGGGAGAAGGCATTAACTGGAAATGATAATATTCATCATGAGGAGACTCCATTCAGTGGGATACTCAGTGAAGTTCCAGAAGACTCAATACTGGATTCAAACAAAAGAAACCCAACAAGCCAATCTGGCTCACCCCAACGAGATTTTGAAACCAAGATTGATGCCAATACAGAACAATTTTCTAATTCGAAAAGTTTTATACTAAAAGGTCTTGTCAGGACACTTGGAACTAATTTGGTTGGTTCAGGAGAACCTTCAGACCAACTAGGGGAACCAAAAACAGACACAGAAGAAAGGACAGAGAAAGATAATATCCTTATGCATGAGCAATCTGAAGATCCTAATAATGCTAATGCAGAATCTGAGACTCAGCCAGAGAAGCAGAACTACACAGGACTATGGTACTTGGTGTATAAGCACATGGTATCCGGTTCAGGAGAAAATGATTCCAAGTTAGTAATTGATGGAGCAGATGGGAAAGAATCTGAGTATGAAGGTAGCAGATCAAGAGACACCTCAGTTTCATGTGAAAGTACACCAATGATGAATCAAGGTATGGACATGAAGGATCATGGTCTAGCTGACCAAGAAGTTGAACGCCAACAGCTTGAAGCCATCAAGATGGTAGAAGAAGCAATTGATTCAATCATCCCGGATGATCTTGAACATACACCAGACAGACAATTGATCACTGAAAACACAATTTCA ATGGCATTTGGAAATGGAATAACCGAAAAATGCGAAAAGGAAGATCAAACAGAATCAAAGGAAGGAAACAACCCGGACAGGAAATTACCTAGAAGCTGGAGCAATCTTAGAAAGGTGATCCTGCTTAGGAGATTCATCAAGTCATTGGAAAAAGTGAGAAAATTCAACCCAAGAGGGCCTAGATATCTGCCAATAGAGCTTGATCCAGAAGCAGAAAAGGTTAACTTAAGGCATCTAGACATGGCAGGAAGGAAAGGCACAGAAGAATGGATGCTTGATTATGCGCTTCGACAGGTTGTTTCGCAACTAACCCCAGCTCGGAAAAGAAAGGTGGGGCTGCTAGTGGAAGCTTTTGAAACAGTCATGCCAACCATGAAAAACTGA
- the LOC107646300 gene encoding uncharacterized protein LOC107646300, with amino-acid sequence MEILALSVSGLNVSYTNKNVSAKWGVELVVQNPNLFSTLYLDHMVGMVLYKEEVIGVSSLEKKLIALGPMEHKFVSFKVWKKDWDIDDEDQPKVKEWVVENIMMDKHKEKINFSVQMGVWGKIKSSWWSSKSVIMNPRCMDLTINFVPMRGFGMLLDEEPIRCYVPMLDN; translated from the coding sequence ATGGAAATCCTTGCACTTTCTGTATCCGGGCTCAATGTTTCATACACAAACAAAAATGTATCAGCCAAATGGGGTGTGGAATTGGTGGTGCAAAACCCAAACCTATTCTCAACATTGTATTTGGATCACATGGTTGGTATGGTGCTATATAAAGAAGAGGTTATTGGGGTGAGTTCCTTGGAGAAAAAGTTAATTGCTTTGGGACCAATGGAACATAAATTTGTTAGCTTTAAAGTGTGGAAGAAGGATTGGGATATAGATGATGAGGATCAACCAAAGGTGAAGGAGTGGGTTGTGGAAAATATCATGATGGACAAACATAAAGAGAAGATTAATTTCAGTGTGCAAATGGGTGTATGGGGTAAAATTAAATCTAGTTGGTGGTCTTCAAAGAGTGTTATCATGAATCCTAGGTGCATGGATTTGACTATTAACTTTGTCCCTATGAGGGGTTTTGGAATGTTGTTAGATGAAGAGCCAATAAGATGTTATGTTCCTATGTTGGATAATTAg